Proteins encoded in a region of the Desertifilum tharense IPPAS B-1220 genome:
- the pyk gene encoding pyruvate kinase: MQLHDSLRRTKIVATIGPATSQPDVLRSLIEAGATTLRLNFSHGTHEDHQRSIRLIRQISFELNQPVGILQDLQGPKIRLGRFENGSILVNKGDRFTLTSNPMIGNQAISSVTYEPLADEVPVDATILLDDGRVEMLVEEVDQGSRQLHCRVVVGGVLSNNKGVNFPGVYLSIKALTEKDREDLRFGLNQGIDWVALSFVRNPQDVLEIKELIFNAGKQIPVIVKIEKHEAIEQMDAILSLSDGVMVARGDLGVELPAEDVPILQKRLITTANRLGIPVITATQMLDSMVHSPRPTRAEISDVANAILDGTDAVMLSNETAVGKHPVEAVATMARIAIRTEREMKAHQAHPNTRRSIPNSISQAVSRIAEQLEASAIMTLTKTGATARNVSKFRPKKPILAVTPHVDVARRLQLVWGVTPLLVLDLASTNQTFQAALGVAQEKYLLQEGDLVVMTAGTLQGVPGSTDLIKVEVVTAVLCSGTGVGQGFVSGRARIAHNGIDVTHFNPGEILVAPSTSADFVDAIRKAAGVVTEEESLTSHAVVIGLRLGIPVMVGVKRATEVIRDGSMLTLDLQRGLVYSGAIGPS; this comes from the coding sequence ATGCAACTGCACGATTCCTTGCGTCGGACGAAGATTGTTGCCACGATTGGTCCTGCAACCAGTCAACCAGATGTTCTCCGCAGTCTTATTGAAGCGGGTGCCACCACGCTGCGACTCAATTTTTCCCACGGCACCCATGAAGATCATCAACGCTCGATTCGCCTGATTCGGCAGATTTCTTTTGAGCTGAATCAACCTGTAGGCATTCTCCAAGACTTGCAAGGCCCCAAAATTCGTCTCGGCCGCTTTGAGAATGGGTCAATTTTAGTCAATAAAGGCGATCGCTTCACGCTGACCAGCAATCCCATGATTGGGAACCAAGCCATCAGTTCTGTCACCTACGAACCCCTAGCCGATGAAGTTCCTGTCGATGCCACCATTCTGCTCGATGACGGCCGGGTGGAGATGCTGGTTGAAGAAGTAGACCAAGGCAGCCGACAATTACATTGTCGCGTCGTCGTTGGGGGCGTCCTCTCTAACAACAAAGGCGTTAACTTCCCAGGCGTCTACCTCTCCATTAAAGCCTTAACCGAAAAAGACCGAGAAGATTTAAGATTTGGTCTCAATCAAGGGATTGACTGGGTAGCGCTTTCCTTTGTCCGCAACCCGCAAGATGTCCTCGAAATTAAAGAACTCATCTTTAACGCGGGTAAACAAATTCCCGTCATCGTCAAAATCGAAAAACACGAAGCCATCGAGCAAATGGACGCTATTTTAAGCCTCTCCGATGGCGTCATGGTGGCTCGCGGAGATTTGGGCGTTGAACTGCCCGCCGAAGATGTCCCTATTTTACAGAAACGCTTAATTACAACAGCGAACCGCCTGGGAATTCCAGTAATTACAGCCACTCAAATGCTGGATAGCATGGTTCACTCGCCCCGTCCAACCCGCGCGGAGATTTCTGACGTGGCTAATGCGATTCTAGATGGTACGGATGCCGTCATGCTTTCCAACGAAACGGCGGTGGGGAAACATCCCGTAGAAGCAGTGGCAACAATGGCCCGGATTGCAATTCGCACTGAGCGAGAAATGAAGGCGCATCAAGCCCATCCGAATACGCGCCGTTCAATCCCCAATTCGATTTCTCAAGCCGTGAGCCGCATTGCCGAACAATTGGAAGCCAGTGCAATTATGACCCTGACGAAAACCGGGGCTACTGCGCGGAATGTTTCCAAGTTTCGTCCCAAAAAACCGATTCTGGCGGTGACTCCCCATGTCGATGTGGCGCGTCGCTTGCAACTGGTTTGGGGGGTTACGCCCTTATTGGTGTTAGATTTGGCTTCGACGAATCAAACCTTCCAAGCGGCTTTAGGGGTGGCTCAAGAAAAGTATTTGTTGCAGGAAGGCGATCTAGTGGTCATGACTGCCGGGACTTTACAGGGCGTTCCCGGTTCAACAGATTTAATTAAGGTGGAAGTTGTAACCGCCGTTTTATGCAGTGGAACGGGGGTAGGACAGGGGTTTGTCAGCGGTCGGGCGAGGATTGCTCATAATGGCATTGATGTCACTCACTTTAATCCCGGTGAGATTTTAGTCGCCCCTTCAACCAGTGCTGATTTTGTGGATGCGATCCGCAAGGCGGCGGGTGTGGTGACAGAAGAAGAGAGTTTAACTAGCCATGCGGTGGTGATTGGTTTGCGCTTGGGAATTCCGGTGATGGTGGGTGTGAAACGGGCAACAGAAGTGATTCGCGATGGCTCAATGCTGACGCTGGATTTACAGCGCGGTTTGGTTTACTCCGGTGCGATTGGTCCATCTTAG
- a CDS encoding DUF2808 domain-containing protein: MGIHAHFAKAVQLADGSTHFVQPPRLLSASTSFNTVNVWHASYDFTLDLPENAGEPLQRVTIALREGGDFPQFFLQESRAFAGGSSRRGQALNLQGVTQDRQSQSLTVIFDPPVTPGQTVTIRLYPIRNPRFGGVYLFGVTAFPPGEQARGQFLGYGRLHFYEGDRFWY; this comes from the coding sequence ATGGGCATTCACGCTCATTTTGCCAAAGCTGTGCAACTTGCCGATGGCAGCACCCATTTTGTTCAACCCCCCCGCCTATTGTCTGCCAGTACAAGCTTTAATACGGTTAACGTATGGCACGCTAGCTATGATTTCACCCTAGATTTGCCTGAGAATGCAGGCGAACCCTTGCAGCGCGTCACCATTGCTTTGCGGGAGGGGGGAGATTTTCCTCAATTTTTCCTTCAAGAAAGCCGCGCCTTTGCAGGAGGTTCTTCCCGGCGGGGTCAAGCTTTAAATTTGCAAGGCGTCACTCAAGACCGTCAATCGCAAAGTCTAACCGTTATCTTCGATCCGCCCGTAACACCAGGTCAAACCGTCACCATTCGCCTGTATCCGATTCGCAACCCGCGCTTTGGGGGCGTTTATCTGTTTGGCGTGACTGCTTTTCCACCGGGAGAACAGGCGCGGGGTCAGTTTTTAGGCTACGGACGCTTGCACTTTTATGAGGGCGATCGCTTCTGGTATTAA
- a CDS encoding DUF2993 domain-containing protein: MEFLTILLSGLLLLASPIGLVVDRVGERLIRSQFERIEQLEVRVDNPPSHQLLQGKVERIQIAGRGLWLQPDIRLAAVDIETDPIDLDLPQLRERLRQRDFSFLERPIQAGIRLALSEEDINRALRSPAVTNRLRTAASQLLPGPMGAQVNRYEILAPQVEFLGNNRFRIQVNLQEQGTATTPITLTAETGLGTIGGRKLQLLNPRLELNGTPVPELFVNLLTEGVNRRLDLQVLEASGITARLLQVEVNPEQMEMAAFVRLAPPSR, encoded by the coding sequence ATGGAATTTCTGACGATCCTGCTTTCGGGTTTGCTCCTATTGGCTTCTCCCATTGGCTTAGTGGTCGATCGGGTGGGGGAACGGCTGATTCGCTCTCAGTTTGAACGTATCGAACAGCTTGAAGTCCGAGTCGATAACCCTCCAAGCCATCAATTATTACAAGGGAAGGTTGAACGCATCCAAATTGCAGGACGCGGACTCTGGCTGCAACCGGATATTCGACTCGCGGCGGTGGATATTGAAACCGATCCCATCGATCTCGATCTGCCTCAGTTGCGCGAACGGTTAAGACAGCGAGATTTTTCATTTTTAGAACGACCGATCCAAGCTGGAATTCGTCTGGCTCTGAGCGAAGAGGATATCAACCGGGCATTGCGATCGCCTGCTGTCACCAATCGCCTGCGAACAGCGGCTAGCCAATTGCTTCCCGGTCCAATGGGCGCTCAAGTCAACCGCTATGAAATCCTCGCCCCTCAAGTAGAATTCTTAGGAAATAATCGCTTTCGCATCCAGGTTAATTTACAAGAACAGGGAACGGCAACAACCCCGATTACGCTAACCGCAGAAACGGGTTTAGGGACGATTGGCGGACGGAAACTTCAACTTCTGAACCCTCGTCTAGAATTAAATGGCACTCCCGTTCCAGAACTCTTTGTTAATTTACTAACAGAAGGGGTTAATCGACGCCTCGACTTGCAAGTGCTAGAGGCTTCAGGAATTACAGCGCGGCTTTTACAGGTAGAGGTCAATCCGGAACAAATGGAAATGGCTGCGTTTGTAAGATTAGCTCCGCCTTCCCGTTAA
- a CDS encoding GerMN domain-containing protein, producing MQDQKPHRNISQGAIIAVSALMLAVGAGTAFWAINTRQDPSPSPAPTAQASPTPGEQPVTPVQETVQVYWIRDTGSSFQLTPKPVAVQSGVQNESDRLATAFNHLLSEPDSPADTSAIPPGTQLRGVEVRNDGVYVNLSQEFTQGGGSASMSGRVWQVVYTATATAPNRPVWILVEGQPIEYLGGEGLTLDQPLTRASVERDFPI from the coding sequence ATGCAAGATCAAAAACCCCATCGCAATATTTCTCAAGGCGCAATTATTGCTGTTTCTGCTCTCATGCTGGCTGTAGGCGCAGGAACGGCATTCTGGGCGATCAATACGCGCCAAGACCCATCGCCTTCACCCGCACCGACGGCTCAAGCCAGCCCCACTCCCGGAGAACAGCCCGTAACGCCTGTCCAGGAAACCGTACAAGTGTACTGGATTCGAGATACGGGGAGTAGTTTTCAGCTTACTCCCAAGCCGGTTGCCGTGCAATCTGGCGTGCAAAATGAGAGCGATCGCCTCGCGACCGCCTTTAATCATCTCCTATCCGAACCGGATAGTCCCGCCGATACCTCCGCAATTCCCCCAGGAACGCAGCTACGCGGGGTTGAGGTTAGAAATGATGGCGTGTATGTTAATCTCTCTCAGGAGTTTACTCAGGGTGGCGGTAGCGCCTCTATGAGCGGCCGCGTGTGGCAGGTGGTCTACACGGCTACTGCAACTGCGCCTAATCGACCGGTCTGGATTTTAGTCGAAGGGCAGCCGATTGAGTATCTAGGGGGTGAAGGGCTAACGCTCGATCAGCCTTTGACTCGTGCCAGTGTCGAGCGAGATTTCCCAATTTAA
- a CDS encoding helix-turn-helix transcriptional regulator, which yields MEPMQPVPQEVLQQVAEYFSVLAEPMRLKILNLLRNGEKCVQDLVEATQTSQANVSKHLKVMLQAGILHRRTEGTSAYYSVKDELIFELCNLVCDRLATRIEQQARHFRDFSLTAKK from the coding sequence ATGGAACCCATGCAGCCTGTACCGCAAGAAGTTCTGCAACAAGTCGCTGAGTATTTCAGCGTACTGGCTGAACCAATGCGCCTAAAAATCCTAAACTTACTTCGCAATGGTGAAAAATGCGTACAAGACTTAGTGGAAGCTACCCAAACGAGTCAAGCAAACGTCTCAAAACACCTCAAGGTCATGCTCCAAGCCGGGATTTTGCACCGCCGAACCGAGGGAACCTCTGCTTACTACAGCGTTAAAGACGAACTCATTTTTGAGCTTTGCAATCTGGTGTGCGATCGCCTTGCCACTCGCATCGAACAGCAAGCGCGTCATTTTCGCGATTTTAGCTTAACGGCAAAAAAATAA